tacttttgtttatgataacattgataactaatagtattatataataataaattaataaatcaaaatgtataaaattatgtttttcgtttttgataacaatatttcgTAAAATTGTGTACAGATATATCCATAGAggattgttaattgttttatgtttatggtTGTCTCAGACAGTCAGATCTCACTACTTCAGTGTTATAACTTATcacttatgaatttatgaccACAACTAAccgatatgaaatataataataattatattatatttttaccgttGATTAGAATAGATTACCTATCAaagcatattttaacatataaattaggtGGCATGGGTGACCATCTAGTGAAAAATGAGTGCCACCTTGTGGTTAATGAATGTGTCTTGTACCCCATAGCCCATGCCCCAAGTTCTGGggcacataattattattattattttcttatggtTTATAGTTCCACctagaaaaaaattcttaaaataagcTCAGCTACCTattctataatcaatgatttttattaataatacttccagacatttaaaataattttaagaaacaatatttaaaaatgaatggtttaataaccattatacctattataagccaattgttaagttaaataagttaataataataaaaataaatcatagatATCGAATAGTATTCTATGTGAGTacctacaaattacaatagacatttcaataataatcgcTTTACGCTTGCGTCCTCGATGTTTCATTATATGTGAATACTGAATATTCTTTCCAACAAATTTTGAACACACCtttgtttgatttaataatttctttattttcaaaaaaaaaaatgtctgtaaTGTATCACATCGAAATCGAGATCAAGATGTAACTGACGTTTAacgttttatacaaatatgcaAACTATTGgttatatagtaattagtaagttTATTTCCATAAATCATAATCTTATCGTATCATCcaaagtcataatttaaatgttggtTTATCGCAGCCcataggtatcattgtattaacaaatataacttacatattattacttatttaatataggtattaacataaaattcgaatttatatataaaatattatttaaaaataattttatttatggctgcaattattttaataacttttaaccaAAATTAACGTTTTTTACCATGTTGTATTTTACCagtcgtttttttttcgtgtcaTTTTTTACCGATTACCAAGTAGCCATAAATAAATgccccataaaaaaaaatttcacccAGTATCGCCCCTCTCTCAATAAAACTATCTGGCGCCGCCACTATTCTTTTTCAAGAAGAACCAACCTAAATATAGTCAAGCACTTATCCAAGGGATAGTCCATGACCCATGGGGTGTGGAcccttcaaaatttttaaaaattaaaaataaaaggtttTGCATATTAatctagtaaaaaaataaaaattgtagtaCCTACTCACTATAAATGAGCTTCTgaaccaaatttaattttataacttttgtcCCTGCCCTGAAAATTACCCTATGAGGCGTCCTTGCACGGTAGTGCCACTTCATTGTCTGAATTACACTTTTTGaattgataataaacaatagtcATGGGCCATggcctatattataaaataagtaccacctccaataaattaagtaccAATGTCCAATACACATCAGTAAGTCAGTAAGTCACGTTTGAGAAATATCGTAAATCAGCAATGGAAAGATAACGAATAATGGTTGTTAGTCCATGAACTTTGTTATCGCAAGAAGACGACACGGTGATAATATACACGACGTCGTGCATACTGCTCACTGATTGGGATGCAAGAGGAGTTGGACGTGCCGGCGGACATGACGAATTGACAGTATTGtaggtatctattatttttcaaatagcaATTAACTACGTTTTTAAGCGACCGTACTCGAAAATCGAAATGTTTAATTCCATATTGAAACAGTGTACGCTCTCGTGTACAAAACAGATCACTGTACCATTTCAATTCAGGTAATTCAGCGTTATCTTTAGGCATAATGATGACACCAagcaattattcataaattattggtGATGcactaatattacattattattttttttttcagatctTTGTCTTTTAACACAGCCTCTCTTAAAGACAACAAAGAATTGGAAAATAACACTAATGAGGGATGGCTAAAAAAGTTGCTAGTTCGACGAATAGAACCAACTAAAGAGCAACACTCACGCATGTTATCTGACAAAGAAgtaatatatgaattacaaACGCACAATGTACGTCCCGATTCCActgataattatatgaaaaactaGTAAGGAATAATTATcaagtataaaattgttttcttgaTTGATAAGTATCTaacaatttatcttttttttattattccagTGAACAGGTGGTCCAATTGTGTCAGAAAATACCCAATTTAAAGTATGAACTGATTGGTTCTTGGTCTGTACGTGTAGGTGATCTAGAccaatatgtacatttatggAAGCATCAAGGTGGTTATGCAGAAATtgataaaaccaataatattctaatacaaaatcaagtaaattttttcttttgaaatttaattttgattaaattttttaaaatgtatttatggtaaaattaattaaggaATATGCAAAATTACGCAATCAATGTGGTCAGTTTTTGCGTTCAAGGCATCTACAGTACTTGTTAGCTTTCAGCTTTTGGCCttctattgaattaaaatctgGTTCCAATATATATGAGATTCGTAGTTATAGTTTGAAACCAGGTACAATGATTGAGTGGGGTAATAATTGGGCACGAGCAATCAATCACCGGCGTTCAAATGACGAGCCATTTGCAGGCTTCTTCTCTCAAGTGGGTCGTCTTTACAATGTTCATCATTTTTGGTGTGAGTAtttttgctaaaaataatagatgaaataaaattaattattcaaattgtttaggttataaaaatttagaagTGCGTACACAAACTAGAGAAGCTGCTTGGATGTCCCCTGGATGGGATGAATGTGTTGCATACACAGTTCCACTAATTAAAGAAAtgcaatctaaaatattacatccTACACCATTTTCCCCAACTCAgtaatgtgtttattttttttaaaatatgttattctgaattttttttgttttgatatcCTTACTATATTTCTTTTCTATTCATGTTATTggatcataattttaattccaataaaataatttttatttattaatattttttttttctttttcctattttatacaatagtatCAATTTTAGACATTGTttccttattataatatcaaaacaacATAATCATTAAACCatagagtaataatattaaatacattaatattatattgttgctaagataattttcattatctgataatatgtatttaatataatttatagtaaaatacattaaccTAATTAATAGTACCCTCGAtggtttaataacaataaaatgatgtacaacaaatattatatggtaatgAACAAGTTCAAACCCAAAACAattcatcattttatttagtctatttcaagacactaaattattttggtttttattaattacctacaGCAATGATGAGCAACTGAAAATTACTAGAGggcctatttttaaaaagtgaaaATTTAGCGGGCCAGAGTATAGAGAGCAAAAATaaagttcattaaaaatatgcattttaatttagcatagagtatagacaattgactttgaaattgtatgatgtaaattgaaaatgtagcGTGGGCCACCAGTTGCCCACACCTGACCTACAAGATACGgttgaacaataatatagttataaattttccATCATCAGCTTAATTCTTTTGAATGACAAAAAGAGAATTTCATCTGAGGACATAACCAAAAAATGTGTAGATTctcaatcataataaattaataactaaggcccggatttatatgtatttgtatgttttttttcaaataatctaTACAGTAGCTAGATAAGCTATAAGTTTGAATTATGATCAATAGATCTGAAAtacaaagttttattttgcaaatttttgcatattttgccaTTTTTTGACACACAGCATGTttctgtatattaaaaattttctttgtatatagacaatttttaaatgcctAATAGATAAtactttgataatataaattaaataatgtatttatagttgtatttacagtcaatacaatttacttttggtatgtattttattttatttatccacATACCTAttcgaatttataaaaaaagaaatattttcgttatttctttttaagattaaagttataatatttgacatcaccattgaaaatttatcataatataaaacaattttatgtaaaagtaaaaaataatgtttttagttattaaaagtaattaaattaaaattttttttagttttaaggaTATATTTCTACAGAATGAGGAcgttaatgcatatttttaaagtttttagagCATATAAATCTGGGccctaataataacttatttatctcTGTACACAAACTGCACTTCTTTATAGCTGTTGGTGTTCAAGGCTATACTGAAAGCTGCCTCTTTCTTATTTCATCTACTATATTgggtttttgataaaattcctGAATCTCCACATTATTTCTGACTCTATTCGCCTGCATACTCTTACAAGAGTTAAAATTTGACCTTGGaatctttttttcaaataccaATAAGTTTTCTAGTATACCTTAACAAGCATCTAAATTTTGCATCCATACATCCAGTGGCGCCGATTACGTACTTAAGGTGGTGCATTTGAACCACCTAAAATTGAGGGTGGGTGGGTACTTTAAccaaaatagttaatactactactatagaaaatataaaataggtacaccTACTAAatctacttaaatatattcttaagtttttgaataatgaatttttagtgGCTGGAATTTTCTGAGAATTGAGTTCAATTTCTCTACCTTTTTAAACTGAACTTAGCGCCACTTCATACATCACTACTGACCAAATAAGAGTTATCTTACCTCTTAGGCTTTTATAAAGCATGTTTACTTTAACACCGTATTGGAAACAAAATATCATCTATTGCCCTCCTATTCTTTGTAAACTTTATATGCATCAACTTCCAAATGAAAGTATAAGTCCCCTAGTAAAACCGCCCAATGAGCTATCATGACTATCATGTACTCAGTGGTCTTTTCCACATTTATTTCTAGCCCCGTTACTTTTGCTGCCTTTAGTAATCCTAAGATTTGTTCATTATGTTCAATGAGCActtctttatttattcttcTTCTTGAAGTTCCTATCCGTTTCGGATGTTGGAAACAGGCACGGCGCCAGGGCGGCAAGGTGGGGCTCTAGCCCCCCAGAAAACAGTTCTGCCCCcactgaaaaatatgtatgatataatagaatcataaaacattatcaattgaggaataaattgaatatattactataaattataataatagaattgaTGAAGTTTGAACAAACATCTTTGGTCTTTTTATTGTGGATTAACCTACTGTATTGTCTAATAAGGAAAACATTTActacaatttcaataaaatatgttttgaaatttgtaagataagaaaaaatctttatttatttattatttcttctaTTGAGTACTAATAACTggatgaaaataaacaaaggTATCCCAAACCATTGCATTAAAGTTGAGTCAAAAAAATTCATCTGTTCAttactaaatacaatttatatttatgaaatgtaaGTAAAAGAAACATAATCATTCATTCAGAaaagtttgtaatatttaagtaataaagaaattatcatttttgtacatcattattaatatagttgttgAAGGTCTgtgattataaacattttcttacataaggtatataataaatgtttgacattattcttaaaatatttttaactatttaaaagtttgtacttaatattatctgtttagagcataaaatataaaaacctagCTTTAAACAGTGGATCGCTatatttagtgaaaaataaaataaaatcagcattaatatattttattgttacttgaacttatattatgtgcttAAACTGCTGATAACGAGTTAAATACTGATacctttatatttatgatatgcgTACAGCTTACATATTGCATTACTTTTGTACAGTAATATTTCATACTCATTGCCTACACAAgctgaatttaaaacattttttactgtttttatgttttacctcatcatcattttttttaggaCTTTTGGCTAATTGAGTTTTAGTTTATGAAGTCATTcaacggtataatattatactacatagtgaacataaataatcatattattgtagtaaatcaattttattttatttttaaataatcaataaaagcaACTAcgatatgaataataacatcaaaataaggaaaaattcatctagtacacaatatttataaattattctttataatttttttttcaattatttatgtctataaaagttaaatgtgAATATGTGGTAACTGCTCATGAGCAATAACATTGATAAATAGTTCTTATAAATAACAGCACTTACCAACcatgattaattttgtatgatgtataaatGTGAGCACTCAGTTTTCTTTTATCTCTGATCTAgcgtaaaataacaatttttttcaacagaACTAATCTTGTAGGtcagaaaaataacaaataagtaccaatatcataatttttgatatttacatagaattcaaatcaacaatgataataaataatacatataataagtattaaatataaattgttaatttttttatatttcaacttaaattttcaatatttaaaaacaaaacaaaattcaaagtattattttttttctaaattgatATAAGATTGAATCAATGTGAGCCATGAGGTATAGTTTCCttgtttttagatatttataaataatttttttagatttgtctatataacatattgtaagctaagtaattataaatattatgatcaaaatcataatttatttcagtattacattttggcatttcaatatttagtaacaaaattacaataattgaataattgtttGGAAGATAAAAACTGTACAACGaggaataatataaacaataataatttccaataaagagaaataattaaactgttaTAGTAATCAAATTATCACAGTCATGAACTActtaaatgcataaataaataaaaactaacattattctatggttataacttataagtcaaGTTAATCAGCAGAAATTGTAGTAAAAGTGTTTACCCTAGTATATCTAGAAAATTTCATATACAGTTTTCTGAACCAAATGTACTGAGAATCATGTGCTTGCATTGCTTTCTGAAacacaagtatttaaaaaaaccaaatatacaattgtaaacttgtaaataaaaaataattaattacttactgTTACACAATTTTGTTCTGTAGTTGAAATAGTACATTTAAAGTCTGAGGTGTTATTGAACAACACATCAAtatatttgacatattttcGTAAAGTGTTGACTGAATCCAGTGAATATACATGGCAGTctaaattgtaaacaattaatcATTGAtagtttactattaattattaaattcaattaaacttACAATCTGGAAGTAATTTGTTGTACACTAAATGAAATAATGCTAAGTATATTGATATATGATTTCGATGGCCACTAACACCGTAACTGTCAAATGTCAAAACAGTATCGATTTCTAGTTGTTCTACGTGCTCAGCAATCTTATCAGACAGTAAAATTGTGTCCCAGTCCACACATGGGTTGTCCGGAAGCAAAGTATTCCTGAAATCAATCACttcaataacaacaatatctGAAAATGGTCAATACCAATAACACCAATAATTTACTTGCACAACAGTATATTTCCCTTTTCAATGCCCAATATCTTGCAGCTATCATACAGTTCAGCTTTGCGCAGTGAACCCTTACCTTCAAAGTCacctgaaatatattattgacaatcTATTGAAAACTGATAAAAGGCATTATCGTCACCATcgccttattagttattaccaaCGGACAGACACAGCAAGAAAAGATTTACGTCTTTCATTTTTGACAGCTTCTGTATGACTGGACCGAAAAACATACATTCATCGTCAGGATGAGCGGTGATCAATAACACCCTGTGTGGTGTATTCTCTAACTCGAGCATCTTCTGCCTGCGAGAGGCACGCATACATGTCCAGACATATCCAACGACGAGGACTGATGCTGTCATGAACATAGCCGAACTTAGGTCTATCACTTCGAAAATgttttgatgaaatattttgtacaacatTGTATTCATAGACAGTAAGTAAAATCGATGGGATAATGTTAATCAGTTAATACTgaataatacttattgtacttaatactgtctaataataattggtaaaataaatactattccaACTACAAATAAGGGACCAGGTATGTACACATTTCAAAGTCCCATGATCGTTGATCAATAATGACAATGAATAGATTAGCAgaagcaaaattaaaaatatcaaacattcaAAGTGTGACGTCCTAAAAATGTAAGCTTCTACTAGACTACAATTCACTAAACACTATCTATGTAATATCTACACTATCGATAAGACGATAACATGCTAACACTAATATTGTCTTATCTTCCACGGTATGTCCGTTAACGTTAAATAActacg
This sequence is a window from Rhopalosiphum maidis isolate BTI-1 chromosome 1, ASM367621v3, whole genome shotgun sequence. Protein-coding genes within it:
- the LOC113559355 gene encoding N-acetylglucosaminyl-phosphatidylinositol de-N-acetylase, producing the protein MNTMLYKIFHQNIFEVIDLSSAMFMTASVLVVGYVWTCMRASRRQKMLELENTPHRVLLITAHPDDECMFFGPVIQKLSKMKDVNLFLLCLSVGDFEGKGSLRKAELYDSCKILGIEKGNILLCKNTLLPDNPCVDWDTILLSDKIAEHVEQLEIDTVLTFDSYGVSGHRNHISIYLALFHLVYNKLLPDYCHVYSLDSVNTLRKYVKYIDVLFNNTSDFKCTISTTEQNCVTKAMQAHDSQYIWFRKLYMKFSRYTRVNTFTTISAD
- the LOC113559350 gene encoding protein NipSnap-like — its product is MFNSILKQCTLSCTKQITVPFQFRSLSFNTASLKDNKELENNTNEGWLKKLLVRRIEPTKEQHSRMLSDKEVIYELQTHNVRPDSTDNYMKNYEQVVQLCQKIPNLKYELIGSWSVRVGDLDQYVHLWKHQGGYAEIDKTNNILIQNQEYAKLRNQCGQFLRSRHLQYLLAFSFWPSIELKSGSNIYEIRSYSLKPGTMIEWGNNWARAINHRRSNDEPFAGFFSQVGRLYNVHHFWCYKNLEVRTQTREAAWMSPGWDECVAYTVPLIKEMQSKILHPTPFSPTQ